The Halorussus gelatinilyticus genome contains the following window.
CCTCGTAGGTTTCGCGAACGCAGATGCTGAAGGTCACGCTCGGAGGGTCGGCCCGCCGGAGCAAAAAAGTCGGTTTCGCGGCAGTCAGAACGTCGTCGTGTAGAAGCCCTTCCAGTCGCCCGTCACGGTGGTTCCGTCGGCCTCGGCGACCGCGCGGAACCGATAGGCGGTGTTCGGAAACAGGTCCCGGACCGTCTCGCCGAACTCGCCGGTCGCGGTCCGCGTCCGGGAGTCGGTCGTCCGGACGTCGTCGCTTCCCTCGCGGGTGTACTCGAAGTACACGTCGGCAGACGAGGCTCCGCCGAGGTCGGTGAGGTCGCCGTTGAGCGTCGCGTACCTGTCACCCACGTCCGTCGCGTCTCGGGTGGCGACGGCGGCCTCGGCGGCGGTCGCCGACCCCGCGCCGACCGCGAGCAGTGTTATCGAACCGCCGAGCGCTTTCGTCACGGCGCGTCGTGTCGTCTGGTGGCTATCGTTCGTCATCCGTCTATCTCCGCACCGCGTAATATTCTGTCTAATGGGAGTAAAATTTAACCACAAAAGGGTTGCACTGACGGCGAGCCCGTCGGTCGACCGCGAAAAGAACGGAGTTCGGGACCGTCGTCAGGCCGAGACGGTCGTCGTCCGACTCGCGGTGTTGCCCTTCGAGTCGGTGACCGTGAGCGTCACGTCGTAGGTGCCGCTCCCTCTTCTCTTGGAGTCGGGCCGACCCGGACGCGCTGGACCCGCCGACCGACGACGAGGACGAATCGACGGTCGTAGATTTGGTGAGCGTGATCTCGACCGACGCGAGGTCGCCGTCGGCGTCCGAGACGCTCCAACTCACCTCGAAGCGCGCCCAACCGCCGTTGCTGTTGTTCGTGACCGAGAGGGAATCGACGGCGGGCGCGGTGTCGCCCGTGCCGCCGCCACCGCCGCCGGTGTCGCCGTTGAGCGCGGCTTCCACGTCGAGCAGCCCAGCGCCGGACTCGTTGCTGCCGAGACCGATGTCCTCGGCGGCGTTCTTGAGCGCGCTACGAGCCTCGGTGTTGGTCATGCCGGTCGCCATCAGTTGGGCACCGGCACCCGAGACGTGCGGGCAGGACATCGACGTGCCCGACAGGGTGTCGTAGCCGCCGCCGGTGTACGTCGAGTAGATGCTCCCGCCCGGCGCGGCGAGTTCTATCTCCGGCCCGGTCGAGGAGAAACTCGACAGCGAGTCGTCGCTGTCGGTCGAGGAGATGGCCATCGCGTTGCCGTACGCCGCGGGGTAGCCGACGCAGTCGGTACAGGGACCGGAGTTACCCGCCGAGGAGACGACGAGGACGCCGTTGTTGTAGGCGTAGTCCACCGCGTCCTTCAGTGCGGTCGTGCCCGAACTCGCGCCGAGGCTCAGGCTGGCGACGTCGTAGCCCTGATTCGCGGCCCACTCGATACCGGCCGCCACGTCGGAGAACGACCCGCTTCCGCTGTCGTCCAGCACCTTGCCGGCGTGGAGCGTGGCCTCGGTCGAGACGCCGACGACGCCCTCGCTGTTGTTCACCGCGTTGGCGATGCCGGCGCAGTGGGTGCCGTGCCCGTCGCCGTCCTCCCACGTCCCCTTCCCGGAGAAGTCCTTCCCCGCGCCGAGGTTGGCCTGCAGGTCGGGGTGGTCCGAGTCGATACCCGTGTCGAGGATAGCGATGTCGGCACCGCTACCGGTGTCGCCGTTGCCGTGTGCCACGTCGGCGTCCACGCGGTCGATGCCCCACGGGAGCGTCTGGGCGTGGGCGTGGACCGTGCCGTTCTTCTCGACGTAGCGGATGTTCGGGTTCTTCCGGAGGCCCTTGGCCGCTCGCGCGGGCATCTTTGCCGTCACGATGTCGAGCGAATCGAACTCCCGGACCGTCTCGTCGGCCGCGTCGAGCGCCTTCCGTCGGCCGCGCTCGGAGGCGAACCCGACGTTGACCTCGACTTGCCCTTTCGCTCCCGCGAGGCCGGCTACTCCGACCGTCGCCATCGAACTGCCCGCGATTTTCAGTACGTTTCGCCGCGAGACACCGTCGTCGTTGTCAGACATCTGGTATAGAATAACAATGATGTAATTTAGTACTTTCTATTAATAAAATAATAAGTCGGACGGATAGATTTCGATTCACTCGTCTATCGAAGTCGTCGCTTCGTCTGACGTAAGAACTATACCGTTTCGCTTCGGCCCATTTCCCTATGGGCTTCATGAGCAAAATCCTCGGTGACAGGGACGCGCACACCGCCGAGGACTACGTGGAACTCAATCTCGACGACTTCGACACGGCGTCGGGCGACGCCGCGATGCAGGTTCACATCGCCGAGATTCAGGGCCAACAGGACGTCATCGCCATCAAAGACGCCATCTACGACGGGGACCTCGTGGTCGCCGACATCACGCGGCTCCGAACCGAGGACACCACGGTAGAGCGCATCACCAACGAACTCCAGCAGGTCGCCCGCGAGGTGGACGGCGACATCGTCCAGAAGGGCGACGACCAGATTCTCGTGACGCCGACCGGCGTGAAGGTCAGCCGCGAGAAACTGACGCGTTGAGGCGCTGGCGCGCCGAGACGCCACGACTCCGCGGCGGGCCTTCTCTCCTACTTCAGGGCGCGTTCGACGCTACTCGCCACGCTCCGGGCTTTTTCGGCGAGCGGTTCCGAGACGTTCCCCGATTCGACCGCCGCGTCGAGTTCGTCGTCGTCCACGCGCTCGACCTCGCCGTCGGGGAACTTCACCACGTCCACGTGCAGGTCCACGTACCGGGCGGTCTCGGGGAACAACTCGACCGGCGTGCAGACGTTGACGTAGGTGCCCTTCGACTCGCCGTCCTCGCCCCGGTAGACCGTCGGGTACCACCATCGGCCCTCGCGGAACTTGGTGACGGCCACGTCGCCGCGCTCGCGGGGCGTGCCGAGCGCGTCGTAGGTGCCCCGCCCCGACATCTCGCGGCGCACCGTGACCTTCCCCTCGTCGGGCGAACACTCGGTGACCTCGCCGCGACCCAACGAGAAGCACCGACCGTCGGGCTTGCCGTGCCGGATTTCGAGGCGGTCGCCCGCCGCGGGACCGAACTGCCGGAGCGTCGCGCCCGTCGGGAACTCGTCGTCCGCGGCGTCGCCGTCGGTCTCCTCGGCGCGTTCCCCCGTCTCCCGGAGGTCCTCCACGAAGTCCACCGCGGCGCTCGCCGACTCGTGGGCGGCCTTCACGCGGTGGTGGCCGGGCATCGTCGTGGTCACGGCGCGGCGCTCGCCGTCGAGCGCGAATCTGGACTCGCGGCCGAACCACAGCCACGTCGTCGCCTCGGGCGCGACGAGCCTTCTGGGCAGGTCGCCGCGGCTCCCGTCGGACGGCGAGTCGGGCGCGTCCGCGAGTCCGGCGTCGATGCGCTCGGCGCGTTCGACGGCCCGGTCGAGCGCGTCGCCCATCGCGTCCATACTCGGCTCGTCGGCGGCGTGCTCCCAGCGGACGCCCCAGTCGTCGGGCACCTCGGTCGGGAGCATCTCGGTCGTCCGGGCGAGTTCGGTCCGGGTCGCGTCGTCGCCCGAGGCGACTACCTTGTCCACGCCGGTCGAGAGGCTGACGACCCCGCCGAACGCCTGCAGTTGGGTGCCGAGAACGGGGCGGTGGTCGGCCCACGGCGCGACCGGTTCGTGGACCTGCACGCGGACCCGGTCGCCCTCGTCGATGCGGCGGTCCACCTTCCCGAACGAGAGGTAGCCCTCGCGGTCGCCCAAGTCCACGACTGCGCCGCCGCCGAGCGTGTCGGTCACGGCGGCGTCGAAGACGGCCCCGCGCGGGGCCGGGTCGGGCCACCGGAAGGTATCGACGCCGACCGACGCGAGGTCGGCGGCGACTCGCTCGACGGTCTCGGGGTCGCCGACGACGCCCGCGCCCTGCCGGTCGTCGGTGGTCTCGACGCCGGCGTCGTACTCCTCGGCGGCGAAGTCGGCGTCGAAGCGCCGTCGGATGGGCGGGGAGGCCTGCACGACGGAGAACTCCTCGCGCAAGCGCTCGGTCAGCGCGGTGGTGTAGATACCGCGGATGCGGACGTTGCGCATGCTCACAGCTCCTCGCGGGCGGTGGCGAACCGCACTCGGTCGTGGACGGTCGGGCCGAGCGTCAGCTCGACCACCTCGTCGCTCAGGACCCGCGCGCCCTCGACGTAGACGCCCCACGAGTCGAACCGGAGCCAGCCGCGCACGTCGTCGCTGTGAGTGAAACAGTCGGCGTACTCGACGGCGTGTTCCGGGAACTCGGCCGTGCTGTGAGTCAGGTCCATGTCGGAGTAGACGACCTCGCGGTCCTCGAAGAACGATTCTACCTGCTCGGCCGTGCGCTCGGCGTCGGACGCCGCGGCGTCCGACGCCTCCCGGAGCGTCTCCTCGGAGACGCCCGCCTCGCGGAGCGCCCGGCGTGCGCGGGAGTCGAAGCTCATGGGAGAACGCTCGGGCGGCGCTCCCTTCGGTGTAGCGGTTCGGGCGAGAAGCGGCGGGCGGTTCGCGGCCTCGGAATCGGTCTCGCGGGCGGCGGCCGGTGCAATTCGGAGACGGCGCAATTCGAGGACGGCGCGGTTCGCAAGGCGGGACGGGGGTCGGGCGGCGATCGCCCTCAGTCGTCGGCGGGGACGGTGCCCGTCCAGTTGGCGTCGGTCGTGGCGTCGAGTTCCGGCGTCTCGGCTTCCGCGTCGGGTGCTTCGGTCTCGGCTTTCTCGTCGTCTGTCGCTTCCTCGTCCCCGCTCGGCGGGGCTGTGTACATGATGCCTCGGCTCTCACTTCGGTAGGTCATCTTGTCGAAATCTGTGGCCGATTCTCGGTGATAAGGTTTCCCCTGCGAGTGTTAATGGTGTATAATCACAATTAAGGAGTGAAAGGTGCTGCGGGAGCCAGATAATTGGTACTGGGGGCCGTATCCCCCGCCAATGGACGATGCACGCGACCCGGTAGAAGAAGGCGCGATCGAGTCGGCAGACCTCTACGACGTCGCCACGTGGGAGTCGCGGAGTTGGTTAGACAGGCTCTCGGCCGGCGTCTACGGCGGGGTTCGGCGACTCGGCAGGGTCGTCGTCGTCGTCCTCGCGCTGGCCATCCTCGGCGTCCAGTTCGCGCTGACCGGACTGGCGGCCGTCAGCGACCCCGTCATCGGCGCGTTCGTCCTCCTGTCGGTCGTGCCCGCGTTCGGGCTGGCGGCCTACATCTGGTACGCCGACGTGACGACCTCCGAACCGCTCACGCTGCTGGTCGGGACGTTCCTGCTGGGCGTGCTGTTCGCCGGCTTCGCGGCCATCATCAACACGCTCGCCGGCGCGATTACGCTCGTGCCGGTCGTCGGGATGGTGCTGTTCTTCTACCTCGTCGTCGCGCCGGTCGAGGAGACGGTGAAGTGGCTCGCCATCCGACTCTACGCCTTCCGGAGCGACCGCTTCGACGCGGTCATCGACGGCGCGGTGTACGGCGCGATGGCGGGACTCGGCTTCGCCACCATCGAGAACGCCATCTACATCACCCAGAGCATCAGCGACGTGACGACCATCGGCTCCCAGCAGATCGCCTCGGCGGGCCAGACCGCCGCGGTCCGCCTGCTCGCCGGGCCGGGCCACGTCATCTACTCGGCGTTCGCGGGCTACTACCTCGGATTGGCGAAGTTCAACCGCGAGAACGCGGGTCCTATCGTCGTCAAGGGCCTGCTCATCGCGGCGTTCATCCACGCGACCTACAACTCGCTGGTGACGTATCTGAGCGACATCCTCGCGTTCACGGGCGTCGCGGTCGCACCGGGTATCGCGTTCCTCGGCTTCGTCGTCGTCTACGACGGCGTGTTCGGCTACCTCCTCTACCGGAAAATCTCCCGGTACCGCAACGCCTACCGCCAGACCAACATGGGCCAGAGCGTCAGCTTCGAGGAGGACGAGCGCGGCGACGTCGTGGGCCGCGACCGCGCGGACTTCGAGGAGTCGGCCGACGGGAGCGGCGACTACGAGAACTCCGAGGCGTTCACCGCGACCGAGCGCGCCGACACCCGGCAGGCCGACGGTCGAAGCGCCGGGGCCGACCGGACGGAGGGCGACGACGCCGACTCGCGCCCGTCCGAGAGCGACTCGCGGTAGCGCATCGCCACCACCTACTTCTACGCCAACGGGTCGGCCTCCGAGAGCCGGTCGGCCAGCCACCAGCCGGCGACGCCGGAGACTCCTCCGAAGAGCGCGAACGACACCGGCAGGACGACGCCGCTCCCGGCGACCATCGCGTCGAACGCGCCGACTCCGGCCACTTGCGCTGCGTCGAAGGCCGCCAGCGAGACGCAGAGCGCGCCGCCGAGGCCGCAGGCCAACACGCCGTGGCGGAGCCCGTCCAAGAGACCGTCTGCGGCCCGGTAGCCGACGACGACGCCGACGGTCGAGACCGCCAGTCCCGTCAGGACCGCGCCGTCGATTCGGAGCGGGTCCGCGACGACGTGGAGCAGGCCGACGCGGACGAACACCGCGGCCGACCCCAGCGCGACCGCGAGTCGGTCGGCGTTCGAGAGGCCCGCGCTCCGGCCGCGGCCCAACGGCCCGGCGACTCCGCGGCGCTCGACTTCGCGGTCGATGCTCCAGACGGCGACCCCGACGATACCGGTTCCGAGCAGCCCCGCGCCGGCGGTCACGAGCGTCGGGTCCGCGCCGGGCGTGAGCGCCGACGCGCCGACCGCGACCGCGCCGGCGACGACGAGTCCGAGGAGCACTCCGGCGGTTCGCATTCGGGGGTACGTCTCCCTCGGGGATGAAAAAGATGCGTCAGACTCGTCTTGGAAGTTAGGAACGTTCGTACGCGCTCCGAAGCAAGTACCGTTCGTCAGTCGCTTCGGGGGACACGGCTCGGCGGGGACGGCCGGCCGACGCTCCTACTGCTCTATCACGTCGAGAACGCGCTCCTCGCTTTCGTCCGTCCCGCCGCCCGCCTCGAAGCCGGCGTCGTCCAGCAGGCGCTCGGCGTACTTCGCAATCACGTCCACTTCGAGGTGAACCGGGTCGCCGACCGCCTTCGCCGAGAGGTTCGTAATCTTGCGCGTCTCCGGGATGATAGCGACCGAGAAGCCGTCTTCGCCGCGCTCGGCCACGGTGAGGCTGATGCCGTCCACCGTCACCGACCCCTTGTCCACGACGTACTTGCCGAAGCCCTCGGGGACGGCGAACTCGTACGTCCAGTCCTCGCCGACCTCCTCGATGGCCGTGATTTCGGCGGTCGTATCGACGTGGCCCTGCACGACGTGGCCGTCGAAGCGTCCGTCGGCGGGCATCGCGCGTTCGAGGTTCACCGGGTCGCCCGCCTCGACTTCGCCGAGGTAGGTCTTGGCGACGGTCTCGCTGGCGAGGAACACCTCGAACCAGTCGTCGGCGTGGTCCTCGACGGTCAGGCAGACCCCGCTGACGCTGACGCTCTGGCCGCGGTCCAAGTCGCCCGTGACCTCCTCGCCAGCGATGCGGAGCCGTCGCCCCTCGTCGGTCGCGGTCACGTCCCTGACTTCGCCGGCCTCCTCAACGATTCCGGTAAACATACCAAATTTGTGGATCGGTCGGCCCAAAAGGATTCCGGAGTCGGGGCGCACGACCCCGCGCTGCACGTCGAGAACCGACGCGACGGACCTCGGGTAGCGCCCTCGCAGATGCGGACCCGAAGCGCACCTCCACCGTTCCGCCCCGTCCCCGC
Protein-coding sequences here:
- a CDS encoding DUF402 domain-containing protein → MRNVRIRGIYTTALTERLREEFSVVQASPPIRRRFDADFAAEEYDAGVETTDDRQGAGVVGDPETVERVAADLASVGVDTFRWPDPAPRGAVFDAAVTDTLGGGAVVDLGDREGYLSFGKVDRRIDEGDRVRVQVHEPVAPWADHRPVLGTQLQAFGGVVSLSTGVDKVVASGDDATRTELARTTEMLPTEVPDDWGVRWEHAADEPSMDAMGDALDRAVERAERIDAGLADAPDSPSDGSRGDLPRRLVAPEATTWLWFGRESRFALDGERRAVTTTMPGHHRVKAAHESASAAVDFVEDLRETGERAEETDGDAADDEFPTGATLRQFGPAAGDRLEIRHGKPDGRCFSLGRGEVTECSPDEGKVTVRREMSGRGTYDALGTPRERGDVAVTKFREGRWWYPTVYRGEDGESKGTYVNVCTPVELFPETARYVDLHVDVVKFPDGEVERVDDDELDAAVESGNVSEPLAEKARSVASSVERALK
- a CDS encoding PrsW family intramembrane metalloprotease: MDDARDPVEEGAIESADLYDVATWESRSWLDRLSAGVYGGVRRLGRVVVVVLALAILGVQFALTGLAAVSDPVIGAFVLLSVVPAFGLAAYIWYADVTTSEPLTLLVGTFLLGVLFAGFAAIINTLAGAITLVPVVGMVLFFYLVVAPVEETVKWLAIRLYAFRSDRFDAVIDGAVYGAMAGLGFATIENAIYITQSISDVTTIGSQQIASAGQTAAVRLLAGPGHVIYSAFAGYYLGLAKFNRENAGPIVVKGLLIAAFIHATYNSLVTYLSDILAFTGVAVAPGIAFLGFVVVYDGVFGYLLYRKISRYRNAYRQTNMGQSVSFEEDERGDVVGRDRADFEESADGSGDYENSEAFTATERADTRQADGRSAGADRTEGDDADSRPSESDSR
- a CDS encoding cell division protein SepF; its protein translation is MGFMSKILGDRDAHTAEDYVELNLDDFDTASGDAAMQVHIAEIQGQQDVIAIKDAIYDGDLVVADITRLRTEDTTVERITNELQQVAREVDGDIVQKGDDQILVTPTGVKVSREKLTR
- a CDS encoding S8 family peptidase yields the protein MSDNDDGVSRRNVLKIAGSSMATVGVAGLAGAKGQVEVNVGFASERGRRKALDAADETVREFDSLDIVTAKMPARAAKGLRKNPNIRYVEKNGTVHAHAQTLPWGIDRVDADVAHGNGDTGSGADIAILDTGIDSDHPDLQANLGAGKDFSGKGTWEDGDGHGTHCAGIANAVNNSEGVVGVSTEATLHAGKVLDDSGSGSFSDVAAGIEWAANQGYDVASLSLGASSGTTALKDAVDYAYNNGVLVVSSAGNSGPCTDCVGYPAAYGNAMAISSTDSDDSLSSFSSTGPEIELAAPGGSIYSTYTGGGYDTLSGTSMSCPHVSGAGAQLMATGMTNTEARSALKNAAEDIGLGSNESGAGLLDVEAALNGDTGGGGGGTGDTAPAVDSLSVTNNSNGGWARFEVSWSVSDADGDLASVEITLTKSTTVDSSSSSVGGSSASGSARLQEKRERHLRRDAHGHRLEGQHRESDDDRLGLTTVPNSVLFAVDRRARRQCNPFVVKFYSH
- a CDS encoding DUF7532 family protein — its product is MSFDSRARRALREAGVSEETLREASDAAASDAERTAEQVESFFEDREVVYSDMDLTHSTAEFPEHAVEYADCFTHSDDVRGWLRFDSWGVYVEGARVLSDEVVELTLGPTVHDRVRFATAREEL
- a CDS encoding riboflavin synthase, which gives rise to MFTGIVEEAGEVRDVTATDEGRRLRIAGEEVTGDLDRGQSVSVSGVCLTVEDHADDWFEVFLASETVAKTYLGEVEAGDPVNLERAMPADGRFDGHVVQGHVDTTAEITAIEEVGEDWTYEFAVPEGFGKYVVDKGSVTVDGISLTVAERGEDGFSVAIIPETRKITNLSAKAVGDPVHLEVDVIAKYAERLLDDAGFEAGGGTDESEERVLDVIEQ